Proteins encoded by one window of Cellvibrio sp. KY-GH-1:
- a CDS encoding valine--pyruvate transaminase, which translates to MISSSLSLSRFGQKLCTDAGIVTLMDDLGDALRVNPNMIFMGGGNPARIPAMEQAFEAALRETLNNEKDAHQLLGVYQPPQGDAELLDAIAELLQSEYGWPISRANIALSNGSQSAFFVLFNLLAGAYPDGSKKQIQLPLTPEYLGYSDLGIDADFFTATRPSIELLPNGFFKYHVDFAQLKITENTGALCVSRPTNPTGNVISDDELLKLDELARAHRVPFIVDGAYGTPFPNILFANATPHWNDNTILVLSLSKLGLPGARTGIVIASPEMINAFAKANTILSLATGNFGPALAKHLLADGKILQLSREVVAPFYRARMEHAVATFKHHLGDLPCLIHKPEGAIFLWLWCKDLPISSEELYQRLKARGVLVVSGHHFFPGLEEDWQHKHECIRVTYCQDPKVVEQGAKIIADELSLIYRV; encoded by the coding sequence ATGATCTCTTCCTCCCTTTCACTGTCCCGTTTTGGCCAAAAGCTGTGTACCGACGCTGGCATAGTCACCCTGATGGATGACTTGGGCGATGCTCTGCGCGTTAACCCAAATATGATTTTTATGGGGGGTGGCAACCCAGCGCGTATTCCCGCTATGGAGCAGGCATTTGAAGCGGCCCTGCGCGAAACTCTGAATAACGAAAAAGATGCGCATCAACTACTAGGTGTGTACCAGCCGCCGCAAGGTGATGCAGAATTATTGGATGCGATTGCAGAGTTATTGCAGAGTGAATACGGCTGGCCGATCTCGCGTGCGAATATTGCTTTATCCAACGGTAGCCAATCGGCATTTTTTGTGTTGTTTAATTTGCTGGCGGGTGCATACCCTGACGGTAGCAAGAAACAAATTCAATTGCCCTTAACGCCGGAATATTTGGGTTACAGCGATTTGGGCATCGATGCAGATTTTTTTACTGCGACTCGCCCGAGTATTGAATTATTGCCCAACGGCTTTTTTAAATACCATGTGGATTTTGCGCAATTAAAAATTACCGAAAATACCGGCGCTCTCTGCGTCTCTCGCCCCACTAATCCCACTGGCAATGTCATTAGCGATGATGAATTATTAAAATTGGATGAGCTGGCGCGAGCGCATCGTGTTCCGTTTATCGTGGACGGTGCTTATGGGACCCCATTTCCAAATATTTTATTCGCCAATGCCACGCCGCACTGGAATGACAATACGATTCTGGTTTTGAGTCTTTCTAAATTGGGGTTGCCCGGTGCGCGCACCGGCATTGTGATAGCCAGCCCGGAAATGATTAATGCGTTTGCCAAAGCCAACACCATTCTCAGTTTGGCGACGGGTAATTTTGGCCCGGCACTCGCTAAACATTTATTGGCGGACGGAAAAATTTTGCAACTGAGTCGCGAAGTCGTAGCGCCGTTTTATCGCGCGCGTATGGAGCATGCGGTAGCAACGTTTAAACATCACCTCGGCGATTTGCCCTGTTTAATTCACAAACCGGAAGGTGCTATTTTTTTGTGGCTTTGGTGTAAGGATTTACCAATATCGAGTGAGGAACTTTATCAACGGCTAAAAGCGCGTGGGGTATTGGTGGTGTCTGGCCATCACTTTTTTCCGGGGCT
- a CDS encoding response regulator, whose amino-acid sequence MAIPLLICDDSMMARKQVARSLPEGLEVDITFATNGAEGIQAIRDGKGEMVFLDLTMPEMDGYQVLEAVKNEGLDAMIIVISGDIQPTAHARVTQLGALDFIQKPVNPDKLADTLKRFGII is encoded by the coding sequence ATGGCAATTCCTCTGTTGATTTGTGATGACTCTATGATGGCGCGGAAGCAAGTCGCGCGTTCTTTACCGGAAGGGCTGGAGGTAGATATTACTTTTGCCACCAACGGCGCAGAGGGTATTCAAGCAATTCGCGACGGTAAGGGTGAGATGGTGTTTCTGGACCTGACCATGCCAGAAATGGATGGTTATCAGGTTTTGGAAGCGGTGAAAAATGAAGGGCTGGACGCGATGATTATCGTAATCTCTGGTGATATTCAACCGACCGCCCATGCCCGCGTTACCCAGTTGGGCGCGCTGGATTTTATCCAGAAGCCGGTCAATCCCGATAAGTTGGCAGATACCCTCAAGCGATTTGGCATCATTTGA